A genome region from Streptomyces pratensis includes the following:
- a CDS encoding bifunctional glycosyltransferase family 2/GtrA family protein, with the protein MRTDTPWSTLPARDHLLAAAVGVAGAPVLDVVIPVYNEEKDLETCVLRLHDHLARTFPYGFRITVADNASTDRTPRVAARLADLIPEVRSYRLEEKGRGRALRTVWSHSDSPVLAYMDVDLSTDLNALLPLVAPLISGHSDLAIGSRLARSSRVVRGSKREFISRAYNLILRSSLAAGFSDAQCGFKAIRREVAQRLLPMVEDTGWFFDTEMLVLAERAGLRIHEVPVDWVDDPDSTVHIVRTATDDLKGVWRVGRALATGALPLDRLARPFGDDPRDRAVPGVPRGLARQLVGFCVVGALSTLVYLALYSLFRLGAGPQFANAGALLVSAVANTAANRRLTFGVRGRGGAVRHQAQGLVVFAIGLALTSGSLAALGTASGSASHGTELAVLIAANLAATVLRFLLFRTWVFPDRRTDTQDARKGAAHEPRNVR; encoded by the coding sequence ATGCGAACCGACACCCCCTGGAGCACCCTGCCGGCCCGGGACCATCTCCTGGCCGCAGCGGTCGGCGTCGCCGGCGCTCCCGTACTCGACGTAGTGATCCCCGTGTACAACGAGGAGAAGGACCTCGAAACATGCGTGCTGCGCCTGCACGACCACCTGGCGCGGACGTTCCCCTACGGCTTCCGGATCACCGTGGCGGACAACGCGAGCACCGACCGCACGCCCCGGGTGGCGGCACGGCTCGCGGATCTCATCCCCGAGGTGCGGTCGTACCGGCTGGAGGAGAAGGGCCGGGGCCGGGCGCTGCGGACCGTCTGGTCCCATTCGGACTCCCCGGTCCTGGCCTACATGGACGTCGACCTCTCGACCGACCTGAACGCCCTCCTGCCGCTGGTCGCCCCGCTGATCTCGGGTCACTCCGACCTGGCCATCGGCTCCCGCCTGGCGCGCAGTTCGCGGGTGGTGCGGGGCTCCAAGCGGGAGTTCATCTCGCGGGCCTACAACCTGATCCTGCGCTCCTCGCTGGCCGCGGGGTTCAGTGACGCCCAGTGCGGCTTCAAGGCCATACGGCGTGAGGTCGCGCAGCGGCTGCTGCCGATGGTCGAGGACACCGGGTGGTTCTTCGACACCGAGATGCTGGTGCTCGCGGAGCGGGCCGGGCTGCGCATCCACGAGGTGCCGGTCGACTGGGTCGACGACCCGGACTCCACCGTGCACATCGTGAGGACCGCGACCGACGACCTCAAGGGGGTCTGGCGGGTGGGCCGGGCCCTGGCCACCGGAGCGCTGCCGCTGGACCGGCTGGCGCGGCCCTTCGGGGACGACCCGCGCGACCGTGCCGTGCCCGGGGTGCCGCGCGGACTCGCCCGGCAGCTGGTCGGCTTCTGTGTCGTGGGCGCGCTGTCCACCCTGGTCTACCTCGCCCTGTACTCCCTCTTCCGGCTCGGTGCAGGCCCGCAGTTCGCCAACGCCGGGGCCCTCCTGGTGTCCGCCGTCGCCAACACGGCGGCGAACAGGAGGCTCACCTTCGGCGTACGGGGCCGGGGCGGTGCCGTGCGCCACCAGGCGCAGGGACTCGTCGTCTTCGCGATCGGCCTCGCGCTCACCAGCGGTTCGCTCGCCGCCCTGGGCACCGCGTCCGGATCGGCGTCGCACGGTACGGAACTCGCCGTGCTGATCGCGGCCAACCTCGCGGCGACGGTGCTGCGGTTCCTTCTCTTCCGTACCTGGGTCTTCCCCGACCGGCGCACCGACACACAGGACGCCCGCAAGGGTGCCGCACACGAACCGAGGAACGTCCGATGA
- a CDS encoding ArnT family glycosyltransferase, giving the protein MTAATHSDHFQAPPGTPGAPAHAEGRRETLSRRIRRGRPEDPRWARPAFLGMLLVIALAYLWNLSASGYANSFYSAAVQAGSQSWKAFFFGSLDSANAITVDKPPATLWPMALSVRIFGLSSWAILAPQVLMAVATAGVLYAAVRRRFSAAAGLITMTVFALTPVAALMFRFNNPDALLALLMTVTVYCVLRALEGGRTKWLVWAGVAVGLAFLSKTLQAFLILPPLALLYVVSAPVSVRKRFGQLGLAALATAVSGGWWVAVVELWPASSRPYIGGSQNNSFLELTFGYNGLGRINGEETGSVGGGGQGGGWGETGIGRMFNSEIGSQISWLLPAALILLVAGVRLTWRAKRTDTARAAFLAWGGSLLMTALVFSFMAGIFHQYYTVALAPYLAALAGMGATVLWEERGRWWAGFALGVTVAATAVWSYVLLGRTPDYIPWLRWAVLIGGLVAAVGLLLAARLGRVLALGVVGLGLAASLAGPTAYTISTLNTGHQGSIVTAGPSGAAGTGGPGGGRGGGPGGGEGPGGGMQTPGQGARQGAQQGGQAPGNGQGNQQGGGFPGGGTPGQGQGPGNQQGGMPGGTGEGGAGGGGGGGGGMGGLLDGASVDSEAKTLLKQDADAYTWAAAAIGSQNAASYQLATGDPVMAIGGFNGSDPSPTLSRFKKYVGDGEIHYFISGGMGGGGGMGGEGTSSQISAWVEENFEEVTVGSATFYDLTRPKS; this is encoded by the coding sequence ATGACCGCCGCCACTCACTCCGACCACTTCCAGGCCCCGCCCGGCACCCCAGGGGCGCCCGCGCACGCCGAGGGCAGGCGCGAGACGTTGTCACGCCGGATCCGCCGGGGCAGGCCCGAGGACCCGCGCTGGGCGAGGCCCGCCTTTCTCGGCATGCTGCTGGTCATCGCGCTCGCGTACCTGTGGAACCTGAGTGCCTCCGGCTATGCCAACTCCTTCTACTCCGCGGCCGTGCAGGCCGGCAGCCAGAGCTGGAAGGCCTTCTTCTTCGGCTCGCTGGACTCCGCGAACGCGATCACCGTCGACAAGCCCCCGGCCACGCTGTGGCCGATGGCCCTGTCGGTGCGGATCTTCGGTCTGAGCTCCTGGGCGATCCTCGCGCCTCAGGTGCTGATGGCGGTCGCCACGGCCGGTGTCCTCTACGCAGCCGTGCGGCGCCGCTTCAGCGCCGCCGCGGGGCTGATCACGATGACGGTCTTCGCGCTGACCCCGGTGGCCGCGCTGATGTTCCGCTTCAACAACCCGGACGCGCTGCTCGCGCTCCTGATGACCGTCACCGTCTACTGCGTGCTGCGCGCCCTGGAGGGCGGCCGGACGAAGTGGCTGGTCTGGGCGGGTGTCGCGGTGGGTCTCGCGTTCCTGTCGAAGACCCTGCAGGCCTTCCTGATCCTGCCGCCCCTGGCCCTGCTGTACGTGGTGTCCGCGCCGGTGTCCGTGCGGAAGCGGTTCGGCCAGCTCGGCCTGGCGGCCCTGGCGACGGCCGTCTCCGGCGGCTGGTGGGTGGCGGTCGTCGAGCTGTGGCCCGCCTCCTCACGGCCGTACATCGGTGGCTCGCAGAACAACTCCTTCCTGGAACTCACCTTCGGTTACAACGGACTCGGCCGGATCAACGGTGAGGAGACCGGCAGCGTCGGCGGTGGCGGCCAGGGCGGCGGATGGGGCGAGACGGGCATCGGCCGGATGTTCAACTCCGAGATCGGCAGCCAGATCTCGTGGCTGCTCCCCGCCGCCCTGATCCTGCTGGTCGCGGGCGTCCGGCTGACCTGGCGGGCGAAGCGGACCGACACGGCCCGTGCGGCGTTCCTGGCCTGGGGCGGTTCGCTGCTGATGACGGCCCTCGTCTTCAGCTTCATGGCCGGCATCTTCCACCAGTACTACACGGTGGCCCTGGCGCCCTACCTCGCGGCGCTGGCCGGCATGGGCGCCACGGTCCTCTGGGAGGAGCGGGGCAGGTGGTGGGCGGGCTTCGCGCTCGGCGTGACCGTCGCGGCGACGGCCGTCTGGTCGTACGTCCTGCTGGGGCGCACGCCCGACTACATCCCGTGGCTGCGCTGGGCCGTCCTGATCGGCGGTCTGGTGGCCGCGGTGGGGCTGCTTCTCGCGGCACGGCTGGGCCGGGTGCTCGCGCTGGGCGTGGTGGGGCTGGGCCTCGCCGCCTCGCTGGCCGGGCCGACGGCGTACACGATCAGCACGCTGAACACCGGGCACCAGGGCTCGATCGTCACCGCGGGTCCGTCGGGTGCCGCCGGTACGGGCGGTCCCGGAGGGGGCCGGGGCGGCGGGCCCGGCGGCGGTGAGGGCCCCGGTGGCGGCATGCAAACCCCCGGTCAGGGGGCCAGGCAAGGCGCCCAGCAGGGTGGACAGGCCCCGGGCAACGGGCAGGGCAACCAGCAGGGCGGCGGCTTCCCCGGCGGCGGTACGCCGGGCCAGGGGCAGGGTCCCGGCAATCAGCAGGGCGGCATGCCCGGTGGCACGGGCGAAGGCGGCGCGGGCGGTGGCGGTGGCGGTGGCGGTGGCATGGGCGGCCTGCTCGACGGCGCCTCCGTCGACTCCGAGGCGAAGACGCTCCTGAAGCAGGACGCCGACGCCTACACCTGGGCCGCCGCCGCCATCGGTTCGCAGAACGCCGCGAGTTACCAGCTGGCCACCGGGGACCCGGTGATGGCGATCGGCGGATTCAACGGCAGCGACCCGTCCCCGACACTGTCCCGGTTCAAGAAGTACGTGGGGGACGGAGAGATCCACTACTTCATCTCGGGAGGCATGGGCGGCGGCGGAGGCATGGGCGGCGAGGGCACCTCGTCCCAGATCTCGGCCTGGGTGGAGGAGAACTTCGAGGAGGTCACGGTGGGAAGCGCGACGTTCTACGACCTCACCCGGCCCAAGAGCTGA
- a CDS encoding MFS transporter, translating to MTATADERHDLAPRSGHAQRWLILGVICLAQLTVLLDNTVLNVAIPSLTADLHASTADVQWMINAYALVQSGLVLTAGSAADRYGRKKMLVAGLVLFGVGSLAAGLAQSSGQLIAARAGMGVGGALLMTTTLAVVVQIFDDAERVKAIGIWSTVSSLGFAAGPLIGGAMLDHFWWGAIFLVNIPVAVIGIVAVVRLVPESRDPRGDRPDLVGALLSTLGMAAVVYAIISGPEHGWGSGQVLSTAFAGVAVLTGFVLWELHVPYPMLDMNFFRNQRFTGAVAGAILVAFGMTGSLFLLTQHLQFVLGYEPLEAGMRTAPLALTVVALNLTGLGARLVVRMGTPVVIATGMSLLAAGLGAIALLGGRGYGGMLFGLVVMGAGVALAMPAMANAIMSAIPPEKAGVGAGVNGTLAEFGNGLGVAVLGAVLNSRFAALVPGAAGAASLPAALAAADGEADRERITDAFASGLETSQLVGAAAVLAGGLLAAVLLRRAERTEAD from the coding sequence ATGACGGCGACCGCCGACGAGCGACACGACCTCGCGCCTCGGAGCGGCCATGCGCAGCGCTGGCTGATCCTCGGCGTCATCTGCCTCGCCCAGCTCACCGTGCTGCTCGACAACACCGTCCTGAACGTCGCGATCCCCTCGCTCACCGCGGATCTGCACGCGTCCACGGCCGATGTGCAGTGGATGATCAACGCCTATGCGCTCGTCCAGTCCGGGCTGGTCCTCACGGCGGGCAGCGCCGCCGACCGCTACGGCCGCAAGAAGATGCTCGTCGCGGGCCTCGTGCTCTTCGGCGTCGGCTCACTGGCGGCGGGGCTGGCGCAGTCGTCCGGACAGCTGATCGCCGCCCGCGCGGGGATGGGGGTCGGCGGGGCGCTGCTGATGACGACCACCCTCGCCGTCGTGGTGCAGATCTTCGACGACGCCGAGCGCGTGAAGGCGATCGGTATCTGGTCCACCGTCAGCTCCCTGGGGTTCGCCGCCGGTCCACTGATCGGCGGGGCCATGCTCGACCACTTCTGGTGGGGCGCGATCTTCCTGGTCAACATCCCCGTGGCGGTCATCGGTATCGTCGCCGTGGTCCGGCTCGTGCCTGAGTCCAGGGATCCCCGTGGCGACCGTCCCGACCTGGTCGGGGCGCTGCTCTCCACCCTCGGCATGGCGGCCGTCGTGTACGCGATCATCTCCGGCCCCGAGCACGGCTGGGGCTCAGGACAGGTCCTGTCCACCGCCTTCGCGGGGGTGGCCGTCCTCACCGGATTCGTCCTGTGGGAGCTCCATGTCCCGTATCCCATGCTGGACATGAACTTCTTCCGCAACCAGAGGTTCACCGGCGCGGTCGCGGGTGCGATCCTCGTCGCCTTCGGGATGACGGGTTCGCTCTTCCTGCTGACCCAGCACCTGCAGTTCGTCCTCGGATACGAACCGCTCGAGGCCGGGATGCGCACGGCTCCGCTCGCCCTCACCGTCGTCGCGCTCAACCTCACGGGGCTCGGCGCCCGGCTCGTGGTGAGGATGGGAACTCCCGTCGTCATCGCCACGGGAATGAGTCTGCTGGCCGCCGGGCTCGGGGCGATCGCGCTGCTCGGCGGACGGGGTTACGGCGGAATGCTCTTCGGCCTGGTCGTCATGGGGGCGGGCGTCGCACTCGCCATGCCCGCGATGGCCAACGCGATCATGAGCGCCATCCCGCCCGAGAAGGCGGGTGTGGGCGCCGGGGTGAACGGCACGCTCGCCGAGTTCGGCAACGGACTCGGGGTGGCCGTGCTCGGAGCCGTGCTCAACTCCCGGTTCGCAGCGCTCGTGCCGGGCGCCGCCGGGGCGGCCTCGCTGCCCGCCGCTCTCGCCGCAGCGGACGGGGAGGCGGACCGGGAGCGCATCACGGACGCGTTCGCCTCGGGCCTGGAGACGAGTCAACTGGTCGGCGCGGCAGCGGTCCTGGCGGGCGGGCTGCTGGCCGCGGTCCTGCTGAGGAGGGCGGAACGCACGGAAGCGGACTGA
- a CDS encoding TetR/AcrR family transcriptional regulator yields MGSAADGVKSPSRVSVWLDRRTPSRTRKADQPAGLDRDRITAASVRLLDADGLAKFSMRRLAADLDVTAMSLYWYVDTKDDLLELALDTVFGEIPATSEDGDWRDRLRELATSYRKMLVRHPWMSTLIGSFLNIGPHSMLFSYAVQDVIRATGLPLENRTGAMSAVFQFVYGFGSIEGHFVQRTVEAGLTQDEYFRRAMGTIRADPELKRVMEPSESLMDARGGDTVEEMRERDFVFALDLLIAGIEAMCDRAAHQS; encoded by the coding sequence ATGGGGTCCGCGGCAGACGGTGTGAAGAGCCCTTCCCGGGTCAGTGTGTGGCTGGACCGGCGGACCCCCTCGCGCACCCGTAAGGCGGATCAGCCGGCCGGCCTCGACCGGGACAGGATCACGGCGGCGAGCGTCCGGCTGCTGGACGCCGACGGCCTGGCGAAGTTCTCAATGCGGCGCCTCGCCGCCGATCTCGATGTCACGGCGATGTCCCTCTACTGGTACGTCGACACCAAGGACGACCTGCTGGAACTCGCCCTGGACACCGTCTTCGGCGAGATCCCGGCCACGTCGGAGGACGGCGACTGGCGTGACCGGCTGCGCGAACTGGCCACCAGTTACCGGAAGATGCTGGTCCGCCACCCCTGGATGTCGACGCTGATCGGCAGCTTCCTGAACATCGGACCGCACTCGATGCTGTTCTCGTACGCCGTCCAGGACGTCATCCGGGCCACCGGGCTGCCCCTGGAGAACCGGACGGGAGCGATGTCTGCCGTCTTCCAGTTCGTCTACGGGTTCGGCAGCATCGAGGGGCACTTCGTGCAGCGCACGGTGGAGGCGGGGCTCACCCAGGACGAGTACTTCCGGCGGGCGATGGGCACGATCCGCGCGGACCCCGAGCTCAAGCGGGTCATGGAGCCCTCGGAGAGCCTCATGGACGCCCGGGGCGGGGACACGGTCGAGGAGATGCGCGAGCGGGACTTCGTGTTCGCGCTGGACCTCCTGATCGCGGGCATCGAAGCGATGTGCGACCGCGCGGCACACCAGTCGTAG
- a CDS encoding NAD(P)-dependent oxidoreductase, whose amino-acid sequence MKPPHPDPLARARLLTSPSLGPAVVRGLERITGRPAVPPHTGEPDGPFVYVGDTLPETLRTPRLLWFHSVNAGTDALLAAGRWPEGALLTRTVGRMGERIAQYTLAWVLAECQSVPEHTAQHSRSEWRRLPSELAAGRTAVVYGTGRIGSAVAGLLRACSVRTVGVGRSPRAVPAGFDRVVLAGSEEETSALAAARWVVSALPLTGATEHFFGTVRFTAMRGATFVNVGRGATVDMAALETALHDGQVRRAVLDVLPDEPAGPADRAWRLPRTVITSHSAGITADDDVVADFAACWEAVAEGRTPALAVDTARGY is encoded by the coding sequence ATGAAGCCACCGCACCCCGATCCGCTCGCGCGGGCCCGTCTGCTGACCTCCCCGTCCCTGGGCCCAGCCGTGGTCCGCGGGCTGGAACGGATCACCGGGCGCCCGGCCGTTCCCCCGCACACCGGGGAACCCGACGGCCCCTTCGTGTACGTGGGTGACACCCTGCCCGAAACGCTGCGGACCCCTCGGCTGCTCTGGTTCCACAGCGTCAACGCCGGTACGGACGCGCTGCTGGCCGCGGGGAGGTGGCCCGAAGGTGCCCTGCTGACCCGGACCGTAGGGCGGATGGGCGAGCGGATCGCCCAGTACACGCTGGCCTGGGTGCTCGCCGAGTGCCAGTCCGTCCCGGAGCACACCGCGCAGCACTCCAGGTCCGAGTGGCGCCGCCTCCCCTCCGAACTCGCCGCCGGACGGACCGCCGTCGTCTACGGCACGGGGCGCATCGGCTCCGCGGTCGCCGGCCTGCTGCGGGCCTGCTCCGTGCGCACGGTGGGCGTGGGCCGCTCTCCCCGTGCCGTACCGGCCGGTTTCGACCGGGTGGTCCTGGCCGGCTCGGAGGAGGAGACCTCGGCCCTGGCTGCCGCCCGGTGGGTGGTGTCCGCCCTGCCCCTGACCGGCGCCACGGAGCACTTCTTCGGCACCGTCAGGTTCACCGCGATGCGGGGCGCGACCTTCGTCAACGTCGGCCGGGGCGCGACCGTGGACATGGCGGCGCTGGAGACCGCGCTGCACGACGGGCAGGTGCGACGGGCCGTGCTGGACGTCCTGCCGGACGAGCCCGCCGGTCCCGCCGACCGCGCCTGGCGGCTGCCGCGCACGGTGATCACCTCGCACTCGGCCGGCATCACGGCCGACGACGACGTCGTCGCGGACTTCGCGGCCTGCTGGGAAGCCGTCGCCGAGGGGCGTACGCCCGCGCTGGCCGTGGACACCGCGCGCGGCTACTGA
- a CDS encoding PPOX class F420-dependent oxidoreductase, giving the protein MAPNIATNTAVELGELLDFVRPRHRAILLTTRSDGRPQGSPLTCGVDDAGRIVVSTYPERAKTRNAKRDERVSVIVLSDDWNGPWVQIDGSAEVIDSPDSVEPLVEYFRNISGEHPDWDEYRAAMVKQGKSIIRITPERWSPVATGGFPAHLAGG; this is encoded by the coding sequence ATGGCACCCAACATCGCGACCAACACCGCTGTGGAGCTCGGGGAACTCCTGGACTTCGTGCGGCCCAGGCACCGGGCGATCCTCCTGACCACCCGGTCCGACGGCCGCCCCCAGGGCTCCCCGCTCACCTGTGGCGTCGACGACGCGGGACGGATCGTCGTCTCGACCTACCCCGAACGGGCCAAGACCCGCAACGCCAAGCGGGACGAGCGGGTCAGCGTGATCGTCCTGTCGGACGACTGGAACGGCCCGTGGGTCCAGATCGACGGCTCGGCCGAGGTGATCGACTCACCGGATTCGGTCGAGCCACTCGTCGAGTACTTCCGCAACATCTCCGGTGAGCACCCGGACTGGGACGAGTACCGGGCCGCGATGGTCAAACAGGGCAAGTCCATCATCCGGATCACCCCGGAGCGCTGGAGCCCGGTCGCAACCGGTGGCTTCCCCGCCCACCTGGCCGGCGGCTGA
- a CDS encoding YceI family protein, producing the protein MGLRAHVRTRDGWAVQHAVVTVTDMTGTQVLRAAADENGAVRTEDRLPAGAYTVIVTAVGYAPAASTALVTASGRAEAGTVVLARQGGVELPPPGTWSLDPVHSSVAAVAQHLGISSVHGRFTEFGGRIEIAENVQHSRVEAFIASTSIDTGNAMRDNHLRSADFLDVETFPELTYRSRAMSPAGPDRWTVHGVLTMHGIARDVDLDLSYLGTGPDPWGGVRAAFHATAELRRDDFAMNYNQVLQAGISAIGTTLRVELDIQAVQGDSVQA; encoded by the coding sequence ATGGGACTTCGCGCACACGTACGTACGCGGGACGGCTGGGCGGTCCAGCACGCCGTCGTCACGGTGACCGACATGACGGGCACCCAGGTGCTCCGGGCCGCCGCCGACGAGAACGGGGCCGTCCGCACCGAGGACCGCCTGCCGGCCGGCGCGTACACGGTGATCGTCACGGCGGTGGGTTACGCCCCCGCCGCGTCCACCGCGCTCGTCACGGCCAGCGGCCGGGCCGAGGCCGGGACCGTGGTGCTGGCCCGCCAGGGCGGTGTGGAACTGCCCCCTCCGGGCACCTGGTCGCTGGACCCGGTGCACTCCTCGGTGGCCGCCGTCGCACAGCACCTGGGCATCTCCAGCGTGCACGGACGCTTCACCGAATTCGGCGGCCGGATCGAAATCGCCGAGAACGTCCAGCACTCCCGGGTGGAGGCGTTCATCGCCTCCACCAGCATCGACACCGGCAACGCGATGCGGGACAATCACCTGCGCTCGGCGGACTTCCTCGACGTGGAGACGTTCCCCGAGCTCACCTACCGCTCCCGTGCGATGAGCCCGGCCGGGCCCGACCGCTGGACGGTGCACGGCGTGCTCACGATGCACGGCATCGCGCGCGACGTCGACCTCGACCTCAGCTACCTGGGCACCGGCCCCGACCCCTGGGGCGGCGTCCGGGCGGCCTTCCACGCCACGGCGGAGCTGCGCCGCGACGACTTCGCCATGAACTACAACCAGGTGCTGCAAGCGGGCATCTCGGCGATCGGCACGACCCTGCGCGTGGAACTCGACATCCAGGCGGTCCAGGGCGATTCCGTCCAGGCCTAG
- a CDS encoding MFS transporter: MATTTPSGVRGGHAKHGAVEAPSGAPMTHRQIMEALTGLLLGMFVAILSSTVVSNALPEIISDLGGGQSAYTWVVTASLLAMTATTPLWGKLADLFSKKLLVQIALIIYVGGSIVAGLSTSSGMLIVCRVVQGIGVGGLSALAQIVMAAMISPRERGRYSGYLGAVFAVATVGGPLLGGVITDTSWMGWRWCFYVGVPFAVIALIVLQKTLKLPVVKREGVKVDWSGAFFISAAVSLLLLWVTFAGDKYDWISWQTWTMLGGTVVLIALFLLIESKAREPIIPLRLFRNRTITLASAASLFVGIGMFAGTVFFSQYFQLARDKSPTMSGVMTIPMIAGLFLSSTVSGQIITKTGRWKAWLVTGGFLLTAGLGLLGTIRYDTEYWHIAVFMFVMGLGIGMMMQNLVLATQNQVAPSDLGAASSVVTFFRSLGGAIGVSALGAVLGNRVTHYVKDGLADLGPEGAALGHGGTGGGGIPDLDALPAPLRTVMEVAYGHGVADVFLYAAPAALVAFVLTLFIKEVALKTKAGNDDAPAGTAAATESVEAAVGTAQIAEGTAGATSFAAPEEPAATREPTVHGTPVRGVVRGAEGAPVARAAVTLISLGGRQLGRSVAQADGGYVLDAPGSGSYVLIASADGFQPQASTVVVGDEPLAYDILLAGTSGLSGTVRTAEGSSPVQGAMVVVTDVRGDVLATGVSGDAGDFTFGELIPGSVTVAVTAAGFRPVALPVEVGGQGVTRVDVALRSGALVRGVVTAGSGRAPLNDARVTLIDAAGNVVATSTTGEDGVYAFTDLDAGEYSVIATGYPPVAGSLTVSGGGVDGHDIELAHPGE, translated from the coding sequence ATGGCTACGACCACACCATCCGGTGTGCGGGGCGGCCACGCCAAGCACGGGGCTGTCGAAGCCCCCTCGGGCGCGCCGATGACACACCGGCAGATCATGGAAGCGCTGACCGGGCTGCTGCTCGGCATGTTCGTCGCGATCCTGTCGTCGACGGTCGTCTCCAACGCCCTGCCGGAGATCATCTCCGACCTCGGCGGCGGCCAGAGCGCCTACACCTGGGTCGTGACGGCCTCGCTGCTGGCCATGACCGCCACCACCCCGCTGTGGGGCAAGCTCGCGGACCTGTTCAGCAAGAAGCTGCTGGTCCAGATCGCCCTGATCATCTACGTGGGCGGGTCCATAGTCGCCGGTCTGTCGACCAGCAGCGGCATGCTGATCGTCTGCCGTGTCGTGCAGGGAATCGGTGTCGGCGGTCTCTCCGCCCTCGCCCAGATCGTGATGGCCGCGATGATCTCCCCGCGCGAGCGCGGGCGCTACAGCGGCTACCTCGGCGCGGTCTTCGCCGTCGCCACCGTCGGCGGCCCGCTGCTCGGCGGTGTCATCACCGACACCAGCTGGATGGGCTGGCGCTGGTGCTTCTACGTGGGCGTGCCGTTCGCGGTCATCGCCCTGATCGTCCTCCAGAAGACCCTGAAGCTCCCCGTGGTCAAGCGCGAGGGCGTCAAGGTCGACTGGTCCGGCGCGTTCTTCATCAGCGCCGCGGTCTCGCTGCTGCTGCTCTGGGTGACCTTCGCGGGCGACAAGTACGACTGGATCTCCTGGCAGACCTGGACGATGCTCGGCGGCACCGTCGTCCTCATCGCGCTGTTCCTGCTGATCGAGTCGAAGGCCCGCGAGCCGATCATCCCGCTGCGTCTCTTCCGCAACCGCACCATCACGCTGGCCTCGGCGGCCTCGCTGTTCGTCGGCATCGGGATGTTCGCGGGCACCGTCTTCTTCAGCCAGTACTTCCAGCTGGCGCGGGACAAGTCGCCGACGATGTCCGGCGTCATGACGATCCCGATGATCGCCGGGCTCTTCCTGTCCTCGACCGTGTCGGGCCAGATCATCACCAAGACGGGCCGCTGGAAGGCCTGGCTGGTCACCGGTGGCTTCCTGCTCACCGCGGGCCTCGGGCTGCTGGGCACCATCCGGTACGACACCGAGTACTGGCACATCGCGGTCTTCATGTTCGTCATGGGTCTCGGCATCGGCATGATGATGCAGAACCTGGTGCTCGCCACGCAGAACCAGGTGGCTCCCTCCGACCTGGGCGCGGCCAGCTCCGTCGTCACGTTCTTCCGTTCCCTCGGTGGTGCGATCGGCGTCTCGGCGCTGGGCGCCGTCCTGGGCAACCGCGTCACCCACTACGTCAAGGACGGCCTCGCCGACCTCGGCCCCGAGGGCGCGGCACTGGGCCACGGTGGAACCGGTGGCGGGGGCATCCCCGACCTGGACGCGCTCCCCGCCCCGCTCCGTACGGTCATGGAGGTCGCCTACGGCCACGGTGTCGCCGACGTCTTCCTGTACGCCGCACCCGCCGCGCTGGTCGCCTTCGTCCTGACGCTCTTCATCAAGGAGGTCGCCCTGAAGACCAAGGCGGGCAACGACGACGCGCCCGCCGGCACGGCTGCCGCTACGGAGTCCGTGGAGGCCGCCGTCGGCACCGCGCAGATCGCCGAGGGAACGGCCGGGGCCACCTCGTTCGCCGCCCCGGAGGAGCCGGCCGCCACGAGGGAGCCGACCGTGCACGGCACGCCCGTACGCGGTGTGGTGCGGGGCGCCGAGGGCGCACCCGTCGCCCGCGCCGCCGTGACGCTGATCTCGCTGGGCGGCCGGCAGCTGGGACGCTCCGTCGCCCAGGCCGACGGCGGCTACGTACTGGACGCGCCGGGCTCCGGCAGTTACGTCCTGATCGCGTCCGCCGACGGTTTCCAGCCGCAGGCGTCCACCGTGGTCGTCGGCGACGAGCCGCTGGCCTACGACATCCTCCTCGCCGGCACGAGCGGTCTCTCCGGGACCGTGCGGACCGCCGAGGGCAGCAGCCCGGTCCAGGGCGCCATGGTCGTCGTGACCGATGTGCGCGGCGACGTGCTCGCCACGGGTGTCTCGGGCGACGCGGGCGACTTCACCTTCGGTGAGCTGATCCCCGGTTCGGTGACCGTCGCCGTGACGGCCGCGGGCTTCCGTCCGGTGGCCCTGCCGGTGGAGGTCGGAGGCCAGGGTGTCACCCGGGTCGACGTGGCCCTGCGGTCCGGCGCGCTGGTGCGGGGCGTGGTCACGGCCGGCTCCGGCCGTGCACCGCTGAACGACGCCCGGGTCACGCTGATCGACGCGGCCGGCAACGTGGTCGCCACGTCCACGACCGGGGAGGACGGCGTGTACGCCTTCACCGACCTGGACGCCGGTGAGTACTCGGTGATCGCGACCGGCTACCCGCCGGTGGCCGGCTCGCTGACCGTGAGCGGCGGCGGCGTCGACGGTCACGACATCGAGCTCGCACACCCGGGCGAATAG